Sequence from the Pseudomonas sp. 7SR1 genome:
CCTTTGACTTGTCAAAGTACGCACTATTCAGTAAGATCCGCCGTCTAATTTACAGGGCGGCCCCTGAGGCTATAAAGAATGAAAACTTTTACTGCTAAACCGGAAACAGTAAAGCGCGACTGGTTCGTCGTCGACGCTGCTGGTCAGACCCTGGGTCGTCTGGCCACCGAAATCGCGAGCCGTCTGCGTGGCAAGCACAAGCCTGAGTACACTCCTCACGTCGACACCGGTGACTACATCGTTGTGATCAACGCCGAGCAGGTACGTGTGACGGGTGCCAAGACCTCTGACAAGATGTACTACTCCCACTCCGGTTTTCCTGGTGGCATCAAGTCGATCAACTTTGAAAAGCTGATCGCCAAAGCCCCTGAGCGCGTGATCGAGAC
This genomic interval carries:
- the rplM gene encoding 50S ribosomal protein L13, coding for MKTFTAKPETVKRDWFVVDAAGQTLGRLATEIASRLRGKHKPEYTPHVDTGDYIVVINAEQVRVTGAKTSDKMYYSHSGFPGGIKSINFEKLIAKAPERVIETAVKGMLPKNPLGRDMYRKLKVYAGAAHPHTAQQPQELKF